The following coding sequences lie in one Prionailurus viverrinus isolate Anna chromosome X, UM_Priviv_1.0, whole genome shotgun sequence genomic window:
- the HNRNPH2 gene encoding heterogeneous nuclear ribonucleoprotein H2: MMLSTEGREGFVVKVRGLPWSCSADEVMRFFSDCKIQNGTSGIRFIYTREGRPSGEAFVELESEDEVKLALKKDRETMGHRYVEVFKSNSVEMDWVLKHTGPNSPDTANDGFVRLRGLPFGCSKEEIVQFFSGLEIVPNGMTLPVDFQGRSTGEAFVQFASQEIAEKALKKHKERIGHRYIEIFKSSRAEVRTHYDPPRKLMAMQRPGPYDRPGAGRGYNSIGRGAGFERMRRGAYGGGYGGYDDYGGYNDGYGFGSDRFGRDLNYCFSGMSDHRYGDGGSSFQSTTGHCVHMRGLPYRATENDIYNFFSPLNPMRVHIEIGPDGRVTGEADVEFATHEDAVAAMAKDKANMQHRYVELFLNSTAGTSGGAYDHSYVELFLNSTAGASGGAYGSQMMGGMGLSNQSSYGGPTSQQLSGGYGGGYGGQSSMSGYDQVLQENSSDYQSNLA; this comes from the coding sequence ATGATGCTGAGCACGGAAGGCAGGGAGGGGTTCGTGGTGAAGGTCAGGGGCCTACCCTGGTCCTGCTCAGCTGATGAAGTGATGCGCTTCTTCTCTGATTGTAAAATCCAAAATGGCACATCAGGTATTCGTTTCATCTACACCAGAGAAGGCAGACCAAGTGGTGAAGCATTTGTCGAACTTGAATCCGAAGATGAAGTGAAATTGGCTTTGAAGAAGGACAGAGAAACCATGGGACACAGATATGTTGAAGTATTCAAGTCCAACAGTGTTGAAATGGATTGGGTGTTGAAGCATACAGGTCCAAATAGTCCTGATACTGCCAACGATGGCTTCGTCCGGCTTAGAGGACTCCCATTTGGCTGTAGCAAGGAAGAGATTGTTCAGTTCTTTTCAGGGTTGGAAATTGTGCCAAATGGGATGACACTGCCGGTGGACTTtcaggggaggagcacaggggAGGCCTTTGTGCAGTTTGCTTCACAGGAGATAGCTGAAAAGGCCTTaaagaaacacaaggaaagaaTAGGGCACAGGTACATTGAAATCTTCAAGAGTAGCAGAGCTGAAGTCCGAACCCACTATGATCCCCCTCGAAAGCTCATGGCTATGCAGCGGCCAGGTCCCTATGATAGGCCAGGGGCTGGCAGAGGGTATAATAGCATTGGCAGAGGGGCTGGGTTTGAAAGGATGAGACGTGGTGCCTATGGTGGAGGGTATGGAGGCTATGATGACTATGGTGGCTATAATGATGGATATGGCTTTGGGTCCGATAGGTTTGGAAGAGACCTCAATTACTGTTTTTCAGGAATGTCTGATCATAGATATGGAGATGGTGGGTCCAGTTTCCAGAGTACCACAGGGCACTGTGTACACATGAGGGGATTACCTTACAGAGCCACTGAGAatgatatttacaattttttctcACCTCTTAACCCCATGAGAGTGCACATTGAAATTGGACCTGATGGCCGAGTTACTGGTGAGGCAGATGTTGAATTTGCTACTCATGAAGATGCTGTGGCAGCTATGGCAAAAGACAAAGCTAATATGCAACACAGATATGTGGAGCTCTTCTTGAATTCTACTGCAGGAACGAGTGGGGGTGCTTATGATCACAGCTATGTAGAACTCTTTTTGAATTCTACAGCAGGGGCAAGTGGTGGTGCTTATGGTAGTCAAATGATGGGAGGGATGGGCTTATCCAACCAGTCTAGTTATGGGGGTCCTACTAGCCAGCAGCTAAGTGGTGGCTATGGAGGTGGTTATGGTGGTCAGAGCAGTATGAGTGGATACGACCAAGTTCTGCAGGAAAACTCCAGTGACTATCAGTCAAACCTTGCTTAA